The following coding sequences lie in one Terriglobia bacterium genomic window:
- the tsf gene encoding translation elongation factor Ts: protein MSTTAANISAAQVRELRDKTGAPMMDCKNALVESKGDLEQAIVVLRKRGMAVAAKKAARATSEGSVASYIHAGGKIGVLVEVNCESDFVARTGDFKELVHDIAMHIAASDPKFIRKEDVTPEAFEKEKDIYRAQAAATGKPANVVEKIVEGKMGKFYEEVCLYEQPFIKDQTITVSQLIASKIGKLGENIAVRRFARFKVGDPGATVASTKPAESAPEEQAK, encoded by the coding sequence ATGAGCACTACTGCCGCAAATATTTCCGCTGCACAGGTCCGTGAACTTCGCGACAAGACTGGCGCTCCCATGATGGATTGCAAGAACGCCCTGGTCGAATCCAAGGGCGACCTGGAGCAAGCCATCGTCGTACTCCGCAAGCGTGGCATGGCCGTCGCTGCCAAGAAGGCCGCCCGCGCCACCAGTGAAGGCTCCGTCGCCAGCTACATTCATGCCGGCGGCAAGATCGGCGTCCTCGTCGAGGTCAACTGCGAGAGCGACTTCGTCGCCCGCACCGGCGACTTCAAGGAGTTGGTGCACGACATCGCCATGCACATCGCCGCCAGCGATCCCAAGTTCATTCGCAAGGAAGACGTCACGCCCGAGGCGTTCGAGAAGGAAAAGGACATCTACCGCGCCCAGGCCGCCGCTACCGGCAAGCCCGCCAACGTGGTGGAGAAGATCGTGGAAGGCAAGATGGGCAAGTTCTACGAGGAGGTTTGCCTCTACGAGCAGCCCTTCATCAAGGACCAGACCATCACCGTCTCGCAGTTGATTGCGAGCAAGATCGGCAAGCTCGGCGAGAACATCGCCGTCCGCCGCTTTGCCCGTTTCAAGGTCGGCGATCCTGGCGCCACCGTCGCCTCCACCAAGCCGGCGGAGTCTGCGCCGGAGGAACAGGCGAAATAG
- the pyrH gene encoding UMP kinase, protein MSTPVFKRILLKLSGEALAANQSFGVDPVRVHEIAAEIQDVHSLGVQIAIVIGGGNFFRGVAEQAREMDRVTADHMGMLATMINALALQDALEKRGVYSRVMSAIEMHEVAEPFIRRRAIRHLEKERVVIFGAGTGNPYFSTDTAASLRAMEIKADVILKATKVDGIYDADPVVVKDAKMFDQISYMEVLKKGLKVMDATAISLCKDNNLPIIVFNLNRDGNIRRVVTGEKIGSLVSA, encoded by the coding sequence ATGTCCACACCAGTCTTCAAACGCATTCTTCTCAAGCTCTCCGGAGAGGCCCTCGCCGCCAATCAGAGTTTCGGCGTTGACCCCGTTCGCGTCCACGAAATCGCCGCTGAGATCCAGGACGTCCACTCCCTCGGCGTGCAGATCGCCATTGTCATCGGTGGCGGCAATTTCTTCCGCGGCGTTGCCGAGCAGGCCCGCGAAATGGACCGCGTCACCGCCGACCACATGGGCATGCTCGCCACCATGATCAATGCCCTTGCCTTGCAGGACGCGCTCGAAAAGCGCGGCGTCTACAGCCGCGTCATGTCCGCCATCGAAATGCACGAGGTCGCCGAGCCCTTCATTCGTCGCCGCGCCATCCGCCACCTCGAAAAAGAGCGCGTCGTCATCTTCGGCGCCGGCACCGGGAATCCTTATTTCTCCACCGATACCGCCGCCTCGCTGCGCGCCATGGAAATCAAGGCCGACGTGATCCTCAAGGCCACCAAGGTTGACGGCATCTACGACGCCGATCCCGTCGTCGTCAAAGACGCCAAGATGTTCGACCAGATCAGCTACATGGAAGTGCTGAAAAAAGGGCTCAAGGTGATGGACGCCACTGCCATCAGCCTCTGCAAGGATAACAACCTCCCCATCATCGTTTTCAACCTCAATCGCGACGGCAACATCCGCCGCGTCGTCACCGGCGAAAAGATTGGCTCGCTGGTTAGCGCCTGA
- the frr gene encoding ribosome recycling factor — protein MPQPSMAANPALKELFVQLKTRMDKAVEDFRTELAAVRTGRASVHMLDGVQVEYYGSVMPLNQIAQVHAPEAQLITVQPFDPSSLGGIEKAIRSADLGLNPMNDGKLIRVPVPALTEERRREMVKHLHKILEEHRTAVRNIRRDGNDAIKKILKDKKITEDDERRAFDEIQRLTDDEIKKMEELSRSKEKEVMTV, from the coding sequence ATGCCTCAGCCCAGCATGGCCGCGAATCCCGCGCTCAAGGAACTTTTCGTCCAGCTCAAGACCCGCATGGACAAGGCGGTTGAGGATTTTCGCACCGAGTTGGCCGCGGTCCGCACCGGCCGCGCCTCCGTGCACATGCTCGACGGTGTTCAGGTCGAATATTACGGCTCCGTGATGCCGCTCAACCAGATCGCCCAGGTGCACGCTCCGGAAGCGCAGCTCATCACCGTGCAGCCCTTCGATCCCAGCTCCCTGGGCGGCATCGAGAAGGCCATTCGCTCCGCCGATCTCGGTCTCAATCCGATGAATGACGGCAAGCTCATCCGCGTGCCGGTGCCTGCGCTCACCGAGGAGCGCCGCCGCGAAATGGTCAAGCACCTGCACAAAATCCTGGAGGAACATCGCACTGCCGTGCGCAACATTCGCCGCGACGGCAACGACGCCATCAAGAAGATTCTCAAGGACAAAAAGATCACCGAAGACGACGAGCGCCGCGCCTTCGACGAAATCCAGCGCCTCACCGACGACGAAATCAAGAAGATGGAAGAACTGAGCAGGTCCAAGGAAAAAGAAGTCATGACCGTATAG
- a CDS encoding molybdopterin-dependent oxidoreductase, with protein sequence MTTKVVHAACPHDCPDACGVLITVREEDGRAVRIQGDPDHPVTRGFLCAKVARYLDRVYSPDRVLYPYRRVGPKGSRACNQQDFKRVSWDEALHEIATRFQQIARECGAEAILPYSYGGTLGVLNGASMDRRFFHRLGASQLDRTICSIAGEVGIKSVYGAKLGTEPEQFAHARYIVAWGANIHGNNVHLWPFIEEARRNGARLVVIDPYRTRTAACADWYLPINPGTDVALALGMMHVIINEGLHDAAYVAQHAFGFDQLRARVQEYPPQRVARWTGISAEDIVKLARDYAATRPAAIRLNYGIQRSENGGMAVRAVCMLPCLIGAWKQVGGGLQLSTSEGHNLNKNALQGADLMPRPTRVINMVELGRVLNQLNDPPVKALFVYNSNPAAVAPNHNAVVRGLLRPDLFTVVHEQFFTDTTDYADIILPATTFFEHKDLQTGYGHYYVQISNQAIEPLGECRSNVELFRALALRMGFDDACFRESVDEMIDLALSSPHPHLAGIDRARLERERHVRLNLPEPSTDVILGEPAPGLRGRVEGPLPGTRFYLPFALGFPTRSGKALLYNVDLAAQGLDPVVSFTPPKESRHAGDARYPLELLARKCDNYLNSTFANLPAQQKMEDPGLLEISAADAQPRGIADGDRVRVFNSRGEILLSARVNGATRAGVVAARLNWAKLTEQARNINVLTSDRLTDMGGGATFYSTLVEVARAL encoded by the coding sequence ATGACTACGAAGGTCGTCCACGCCGCTTGTCCGCATGACTGTCCCGACGCCTGCGGCGTTCTGATCACCGTCAGGGAAGAAGATGGGCGCGCCGTGCGCATTCAGGGCGATCCGGATCATCCGGTGACGCGCGGATTTCTCTGCGCCAAGGTCGCCCGGTATCTCGACCGCGTTTACTCGCCCGACCGCGTTCTATATCCCTATCGCCGCGTCGGGCCCAAAGGCTCGCGCGCCTGCAACCAGCAGGACTTTAAGCGCGTTTCCTGGGACGAAGCACTCCACGAGATCGCAACCCGCTTCCAGCAGATCGCCCGCGAATGCGGCGCTGAGGCGATCCTTCCCTATTCCTACGGCGGAACTCTGGGGGTGCTGAATGGCGCGTCCATGGACCGCCGCTTCTTTCACCGCCTGGGCGCGTCGCAACTCGACCGCACCATCTGCTCCATCGCCGGCGAAGTCGGCATCAAATCGGTGTACGGCGCCAAGCTCGGCACCGAGCCCGAGCAGTTCGCGCATGCGCGCTACATCGTCGCTTGGGGCGCCAACATCCACGGCAACAACGTCCACCTCTGGCCGTTCATCGAGGAAGCGCGCCGCAACGGCGCCAGGCTGGTGGTCATCGATCCGTACCGCACGCGCACTGCGGCCTGCGCCGACTGGTATCTGCCGATCAATCCCGGGACCGACGTTGCGCTCGCCCTCGGCATGATGCACGTCATCATCAACGAGGGGCTGCACGACGCCGCGTACGTCGCGCAGCACGCCTTCGGATTCGACCAGCTCCGCGCGCGCGTGCAGGAATATCCGCCGCAGCGGGTGGCGCGCTGGACCGGAATCTCTGCCGAGGACATCGTGAAGCTGGCGCGCGATTACGCCGCCACGCGGCCGGCTGCGATTCGCCTCAACTACGGCATCCAGCGCAGCGAGAACGGCGGCATGGCGGTGCGCGCCGTCTGCATGCTGCCGTGCTTGATCGGCGCTTGGAAGCAAGTTGGCGGCGGACTGCAGCTCTCCACCAGCGAAGGTCACAACCTCAACAAAAACGCGTTGCAGGGAGCGGATCTCATGCCGCGCCCGACCCGCGTCATCAACATGGTAGAGTTGGGCCGCGTACTCAACCAGTTGAACGATCCGCCGGTGAAGGCGCTGTTTGTTTACAACTCCAATCCCGCGGCGGTCGCGCCCAATCACAATGCGGTGGTGCGCGGGCTGCTGCGGCCCGACCTGTTCACTGTGGTGCACGAGCAATTCTTCACCGACACCACCGATTACGCCGACATCATCCTGCCCGCGACCACGTTTTTCGAGCACAAGGACCTGCAGACCGGATACGGCCACTACTACGTGCAGATATCCAACCAGGCGATCGAGCCGCTGGGTGAGTGCCGCTCCAACGTCGAGTTATTTCGCGCGCTGGCGCTGCGGATGGGCTTCGACGATGCCTGCTTCCGCGAATCCGTGGACGAGATGATTGATCTCGCGCTATCGTCGCCGCATCCACACCTGGCGGGAATTGATCGCGCACGGCTAGAACGCGAACGCCACGTGCGTCTGAATCTGCCCGAACCCTCAACTGATGTTATCCTGGGCGAGCCCGCGCCGGGGTTGCGCGGGCGAGTCGAAGGCCCCCTTCCCGGCACGAGATTCTACCTTCCTTTCGCCCTCGGTTTTCCGACTCGTTCCGGCAAGGCGCTCCTCTACAACGTAGATCTGGCCGCGCAAGGACTTGATCCGGTGGTGTCGTTTACACCGCCGAAAGAGTCGCGTCACGCGGGAGACGCGCGCTACCCCCTCGAACTGCTCGCTCGCAAGTGCGACAACTATCTCAACTCCACATTCGCCAATCTTCCGGCGCAGCAGAAAATGGAAGATCCCGGCCTGCTGGAGATCAGCGCTGCGGATGCGCAACCACGCGGCATCGCGGACGGCGATCGCGTGCGGGTGTTTAACTCGCGCGGCGAAATTCTTCTTAGCGCGAGAGTGAACGGCGCGACCCGCGCGGGCGTGGTGGCGGCGCGGCTGAACTGGGCCAAGCTGACCGAACAGGCGCGCAACATCAACGTCCTGACCTCGGACCGGCTTACCGACATGGGCGGCGGCGCGACGTTCTATTCCACGCTGGTGGAGGTCGCGCGTGCCCTGTAG
- a CDS encoding DoxX family protein, which translates to MFHLPPVLTDASLLLLRLMIAAVFFSSGWSHAKDPAGRSQSIGMSQGFTLFLGIAEIAASLGVACGVLTQLAALGLILVMLGAIQKKIIVWHTGFWGKNGYGWHYDLIFVVMNLVVIATGGGGWVLLG; encoded by the coding sequence ATGTTCCACCTGCCGCCTGTTCTTACCGATGCCTCCCTTCTCCTGCTGCGCCTGATGATTGCCGCGGTCTTCTTCTCCAGCGGATGGAGCCACGCCAAGGATCCCGCCGGCCGCAGCCAGAGCATCGGCATGAGCCAAGGATTTACTCTGTTCCTGGGAATTGCCGAGATCGCCGCCAGCCTCGGCGTCGCCTGCGGCGTCCTGACCCAACTCGCTGCCTTGGGTCTCATCCTCGTCATGCTGGGCGCCATTCAGAAGAAGATTATTGTCTGGCACACCGGCTTCTGGGGCAAGAACGGATACGGCTGGCACTACGACCTGATCTTCGTGGTCATGAACCTGGTGGTCATCGCCACCGGCGGCGGCGGCTGGGTACTCCTGGGCTGA
- the bamA gene encoding outer membrane protein assembly factor BamA, which translates to MAAFIFLVLSLFSLCSVPAVAQQDLIAVINIIGNRRIPAETVRARMFTKPGDVYDQAALERDFNSLWNTGYFDDIRLEREQSAKGWIINVYVKEKPTIREIKYVGLSSVSQSDVLDRFKERKVSLTQESQYDPTRVKRAEVVIKELLAEHGRQFATIQTEVRPIPPAAVGITFVVKEGPKVKVGKIKFEGNKHVNSRTLRYAMRNTRPIGIPHSIILENIFSKTYNAAKLSEDAEMVRDAFQRRGYFKAVVQDPKTQIRDTGGGFHIPLIQKGAGKVVDITIPIEEGDRYHLKEIKFTGNKAIPNAAFLRRLVPMKDGDIFDIELVRKGLKNLRDAYGELGYINFTPVPDTQFDDEKKLISLTIDLDEGKPFYVRRIEFKGNTTTRDKVIRRELAVEEGQVYNSRLWDLSILRLNQLGYFDTLKPEQDSEVRQNNQEGTVDITLKVKEKGKNSIGLSGGVSGLAGSFIGLTYETNNFLGLGETLTLQASVGSRQRNLSFGFTEPYMFDRPLQFGFTVFTQRFNFNQAQEANLVAGQVLNLPQNVLQSLQNFSQSRSGFTTSVSYPIRRSFKRVSLGYSFDVSSINVFSDFSRLYFQELNFRNISGPDSLSGIVTSKLLPSFTWNTVDSPVHPHRGRNIFIGGDFAGLGGNVSFFRPLVSYTRWTPMKGLKPNAEGHNSLGFRFQGSFISGYAGRVAPPFERFFMGGDTDIRGFDIRAVSPVAFFVERVDFPLTNPDGTPVPKDPNNPRQGNVTVPLPASRILFPGGDTNVVANVEYRIPVVGPVTLAPFFDLGFDGIARPSQLQINDVQLNTLNTTAFGCPALDVAFNCVGGVSQSFGKSLKVVGASNWIPRASTGLEVQVIMPVVNAPFRIYWAYNPLRLNTFADTPNFITRNMFPPGGAGDFSYQQAISNLVPGWNLKEPKTTFRFTVATTF; encoded by the coding sequence ATGGCGGCATTCATTTTCCTCGTCTTAAGCTTGTTTTCGTTGTGCTCCGTCCCCGCCGTAGCCCAGCAGGATCTGATCGCCGTGATCAACATTATCGGAAATCGCCGCATTCCGGCGGAGACCGTACGCGCTCGCATGTTCACCAAGCCCGGCGACGTTTACGATCAGGCCGCCCTGGAACGCGATTTCAATTCCTTGTGGAACACCGGCTATTTTGACGACATCCGCCTCGAGAGGGAGCAATCAGCCAAGGGCTGGATCATCAACGTCTACGTGAAGGAAAAGCCCACCATCCGCGAGATCAAGTATGTGGGCCTGAGCTCGGTCTCGCAGAGTGACGTGCTGGACCGCTTCAAAGAGCGCAAGGTTTCCCTTACGCAGGAAAGCCAGTACGACCCCACACGCGTGAAGCGCGCCGAAGTGGTGATCAAGGAACTGCTTGCGGAACACGGCCGCCAGTTTGCCACCATTCAAACCGAGGTGCGCCCCATTCCTCCGGCCGCGGTCGGAATCACGTTCGTGGTGAAGGAAGGCCCGAAGGTCAAGGTTGGGAAGATCAAGTTTGAAGGCAACAAGCACGTCAACAGCCGGACGCTCCGCTACGCCATGCGCAACACGAGGCCTATCGGCATCCCGCACTCCATCATCCTGGAAAACATCTTCAGCAAAACCTACAACGCCGCGAAGTTGAGCGAGGACGCTGAAATGGTGCGCGACGCGTTCCAGCGCCGCGGGTACTTCAAGGCCGTGGTGCAGGATCCGAAGACGCAAATTCGCGACACTGGCGGCGGGTTTCACATCCCGCTGATTCAGAAGGGCGCGGGCAAGGTGGTGGATATCACCATCCCGATCGAGGAAGGGGACCGCTATCACCTGAAGGAAATCAAGTTCACCGGCAACAAGGCCATCCCCAACGCCGCGTTCCTGCGCCGGCTGGTGCCGATGAAGGATGGTGATATTTTCGATATCGAGTTGGTGCGCAAGGGGCTGAAAAACCTGCGCGATGCCTACGGCGAGCTGGGCTACATCAACTTCACGCCGGTGCCCGACACGCAGTTCGATGATGAGAAGAAGCTGATCAGCCTGACCATCGACCTCGACGAGGGCAAGCCGTTCTACGTCCGGCGCATCGAATTCAAGGGCAACACCACCACCCGCGACAAGGTCATCCGCCGCGAACTGGCAGTCGAGGAAGGACAGGTTTACAACAGCCGCCTCTGGGACCTGAGCATCCTGCGCCTCAACCAGCTCGGCTACTTCGACACCCTCAAGCCGGAGCAGGATTCCGAGGTCAGGCAGAACAACCAGGAAGGCACAGTCGACATCACGTTAAAGGTTAAGGAGAAGGGCAAGAACAGCATCGGCTTGAGCGGTGGCGTCAGCGGCTTGGCCGGTTCCTTTATCGGCCTGACCTACGAGACCAACAATTTCCTCGGTCTCGGTGAAACCCTCACTCTGCAGGCCAGCGTGGGCAGCCGGCAGCGCAACTTGTCCTTCGGGTTCACCGAGCCCTACATGTTCGACCGCCCGTTGCAGTTCGGGTTCACCGTGTTCACCCAGCGTTTCAATTTCAACCAGGCGCAGGAGGCAAACCTCGTCGCCGGCCAAGTCCTCAATCTGCCCCAGAACGTTCTTCAATCCCTGCAGAACTTCAGCCAGTCGCGGTCGGGTTTCACCACCTCGGTCAGTTATCCCATCCGGCGGTCGTTCAAGCGCGTCTCCCTGGGCTACTCCTTCGATGTGTCCTCGATCAACGTGTTCAGCGACTTCTCACGCCTGTACTTCCAGGAGCTGAATTTCCGCAACATTTCCGGACCGGACTCTCTGTCCGGCATCGTCACCAGCAAGCTCCTTCCCAGCTTCACCTGGAACACGGTGGACAGCCCCGTGCATCCGCACCGCGGGCGCAACATTTTCATCGGCGGCGACTTTGCCGGCTTGGGCGGCAACGTCTCCTTCTTCCGCCCACTGGTTTCCTACACGCGCTGGACTCCCATGAAGGGCTTGAAACCCAATGCCGAAGGCCACAACAGTCTCGGGTTCCGCTTCCAGGGTTCCTTCATCAGCGGCTACGCCGGACGCGTCGCGCCGCCCTTTGAACGCTTCTTCATGGGCGGCGACACCGACATCCGCGGCTTTGACATCCGTGCGGTTTCCCCGGTCGCCTTTTTCGTCGAGCGTGTCGATTTCCCGCTGACCAATCCCGATGGCACGCCCGTCCCCAAGGATCCGAACAACCCGCGCCAGGGCAATGTCACCGTGCCGCTCCCGGCGAGCCGCATCCTGTTCCCGGGCGGCGATACCAACGTGGTTGCCAACGTGGAATACCGCATTCCGGTCGTTGGCCCGGTCACGCTGGCGCCGTTCTTCGACCTCGGATTCGACGGCATTGCTCGGCCCTCGCAGTTGCAGATCAATGACGTCCAGTTGAACACCTTGAACACCACCGCGTTCGGCTGTCCGGCGCTCGATGTTGCTTTCAATTGTGTTGGTGGCGTGTCGCAGTCGTTCGGCAAGAGCCTCAAGGTTGTCGGTGCGTCGAACTGGATCCCGCGCGCCTCCACCGGGCTGGAAGTTCAGGTCATCATGCCCGTGGTGAATGCCCCTTTCCGCATTTACTGGGCCTACAATCCGCTGCGCCTCAACACCTTTGCCGACACGCCCAACTTCATCACCCGCAACATGTTCCCGCCGGGCGGCGCCGGAGATTTCAGCTATCAGCAGGCGATCAGCAACCTGGTGCCGGGATGGAACCTGAAAGAGCCCAAGACGACGTTCCGCTTCACCGTGGCGACAACATTCTAG
- a CDS encoding OmpH family outer membrane protein, producing the protein MTRMLSRFILPAVLLTITALAQTGTAAAPPSPAAASTAARIGIINIQNAIVTTNEGRRDLEALQKKFEPTQAALNNLNQEIENLKKQLQTQSDKLNEQARADMVKNIETKQKTLQRQVEDAQADFQGQQNDIANRIGGKLLEVLDKFAKQNGYSVIIDVSSQQSPVLWAAANTDVTQEIVSAYNTQSGVPAPAAAAPPAKPVGGTAARPPAPKPPAPKR; encoded by the coding sequence ATGACACGGATGCTTTCCCGCTTTATTCTGCCGGCGGTGCTGCTGACCATAACCGCGCTGGCACAGACCGGTACTGCCGCTGCCCCACCCAGTCCCGCCGCGGCTTCCACTGCCGCCCGCATCGGCATCATCAACATCCAGAATGCGATCGTGACGACCAACGAGGGCCGTCGTGACCTGGAAGCTCTGCAGAAAAAGTTCGAGCCCACGCAGGCCGCGCTCAACAACCTGAACCAGGAAATCGAAAATCTGAAGAAGCAGTTGCAGACGCAAAGCGACAAACTCAATGAGCAGGCGCGCGCCGACATGGTCAAGAACATCGAGACCAAGCAGAAAACCCTGCAGCGCCAAGTGGAAGATGCCCAGGCGGATTTCCAGGGTCAGCAGAATGACATCGCCAATCGTATTGGCGGCAAACTGCTGGAGGTACTCGACAAGTTCGCCAAGCAGAACGGCTACTCGGTGATCATTGACGTGTCTAGCCAGCAGAGCCCGGTGCTCTGGGCGGCGGCGAACACCGACGTCACGCAGGAAATCGTGAGCGCCTACAACACGCAGTCCGGCGTTCCCGCGCCCGCAGCCGCAGCGCCGCCGGCTAAGCCCGTCGGCGGAACCGCTGCGCGTCCTCCGGCGCCGAAGCCGCCTGCGCCCAAGCGGTAG
- the lepA gene encoding translation elongation factor 4, which produces MDRHHIRNFAIIAHIDHGKSTLSDRLLELTGALSAREMQGHEQVLDAMDLERERGITIKAHCVRMNYTAQNGETYQLNLIDTPGHVDFSYEVSRALASCEGALLVVDATQGVEAQTLANSYLAINHGLEIIPVINKIDLQSADVERTKEMIEGAVGLDASEALLISAKTGQGVPEVLEAIVKKIPPPKGSADARLQALIFDSWFDSYRGVGVLTRVFQGTLHRKQKIRLWSNAKAFEVEVLGVQSPKPVEVDELAAGEVGFVFANLKNVADTKIGDTITDDERPAIEPLPGFEELKPMVFAGMYTVDAHEHTQLREALEKLRLNDSSFFFEPESSTALGFGFRCGFLGLLHMEIIQERLEREFSLDLISTAPGVRFKVTKTDGEVIEVDNPSKWPPQGEIQRIEEPIILATIISREEYVGAIFKLVEEKRGKQKNFEYLSGGRVMLSYELPLNEIVLDFYDKLKSVSRGYASLDYHLAGYWESDMVKLDILVAGDAVDALSIIVHREFAYERGRALVSKMRELIPRQMFEVAIQAAIGAKVIARETVGAMRKNVLAKCYGGDITRKRKLLEKQKEGKRRMKRIGKVDIPQEAFLAVLRVGEE; this is translated from the coding sequence ATGGACCGCCATCACATCCGAAATTTCGCCATCATCGCCCACATCGATCATGGGAAGAGCACGCTCTCGGACCGGCTGCTGGAGCTGACGGGAGCGCTCTCGGCGCGCGAAATGCAGGGCCACGAGCAGGTGCTGGACGCGATGGACCTGGAGCGCGAGCGCGGGATCACGATCAAGGCCCACTGCGTGCGCATGAACTACACGGCGCAGAACGGGGAGACCTACCAGCTCAACCTGATTGACACCCCCGGCCACGTGGATTTCTCCTACGAGGTCTCGCGCGCGCTGGCCTCGTGCGAGGGCGCACTTCTGGTGGTGGACGCGACCCAGGGCGTGGAGGCGCAGACGCTGGCCAATTCCTACCTGGCGATCAATCACGGGCTGGAGATCATTCCGGTCATCAATAAGATTGATCTGCAGAGCGCCGACGTGGAGCGGACGAAAGAGATGATCGAGGGCGCGGTGGGACTGGACGCGTCGGAAGCGCTGCTGATCTCGGCGAAAACGGGACAGGGCGTGCCGGAGGTGCTGGAGGCGATCGTCAAGAAAATTCCGCCGCCGAAGGGCTCGGCGGATGCGCGCCTGCAGGCGCTGATCTTCGATTCGTGGTTCGATTCCTATCGTGGTGTGGGCGTGCTGACGCGTGTTTTTCAGGGAACGCTGCATCGGAAGCAGAAGATCCGGCTGTGGTCGAACGCAAAGGCGTTCGAGGTCGAAGTGCTGGGCGTGCAGTCGCCCAAGCCGGTCGAGGTGGATGAACTGGCGGCCGGCGAGGTGGGGTTCGTCTTCGCCAACCTGAAAAACGTAGCGGACACCAAGATCGGCGACACCATTACCGACGACGAGCGGCCCGCCATCGAACCCCTGCCGGGCTTCGAAGAGCTCAAGCCCATGGTTTTCGCCGGGATGTACACGGTGGACGCGCACGAGCACACCCAACTGCGCGAGGCGCTGGAAAAACTGCGGTTGAACGACTCGTCGTTCTTCTTCGAGCCGGAGAGTTCGACGGCGCTGGGCTTCGGCTTCCGCTGCGGATTTCTCGGGCTGCTGCACATGGAGATCATTCAGGAGCGGCTGGAGCGCGAATTCAGCCTTGACCTCATCTCCACAGCGCCGGGAGTGCGCTTCAAGGTCACAAAGACGGACGGCGAGGTGATCGAAGTTGACAATCCGTCAAAGTGGCCGCCGCAGGGCGAGATCCAGCGGATCGAGGAGCCGATCATCCTGGCGACCATCATCTCGCGCGAGGAGTACGTGGGAGCGATTTTCAAGCTGGTAGAAGAAAAGCGCGGCAAGCAGAAAAATTTCGAGTACCTCAGCGGCGGCCGCGTTATGCTCAGCTACGAGCTACCGCTGAATGAAATCGTGCTGGATTTTTATGACAAACTGAAGAGTGTCTCGCGCGGGTACGCGTCGCTGGATTACCACCTCGCCGGCTACTGGGAGTCGGACATGGTGAAGCTCGACATCCTGGTGGCGGGCGATGCGGTGGACGCGCTGTCCATCATCGTGCACCGCGAATTCGCCTACGAACGCGGGCGGGCGCTGGTCTCGAAAATGCGCGAGCTGATCCCGCGCCAGATGTTCGAGGTCGCCATCCAGGCAGCGATCGGCGCCAAGGTGATCGCGCGCGAGACGGTGGGGGCCATGCGCAAAAACGTGCTCGCCAAGTGCTACGGCGGCGACATCACACGCAAGCGCAAGTTGCTGGAAAAACAGAAGGAGGGCAAGCGGCGCATGAAACGAATCGGCAAAGTGGATATCCCACAAGAGGCCTTCCTGGCGGTGCTACGCGTCGGCGAAGAATAG